Within Wyeomyia smithii strain HCP4-BCI-WySm-NY-G18 chromosome 2, ASM2978416v1, whole genome shotgun sequence, the genomic segment gctttttcaaggcaaataaacaaataattgaaggtgtataattttctggcatcaaaacAAGCGGACATACTGTGCGGGAAGcaatcaaattttgttatagttgtctaatttttactttatttagtaaaccccccactgtaggggcagcgcaaaggctgcgatcagcataatcgACTTTGAAtgacaaactgccctgttagaacgcattcacaaagacagttagttcgactatgcagagctgatATGAAGTTGATTCactcaatcagcatgaacagaatttcgtcgtctcccagttgccaagatgcaacatgatgcaacacgcaacagcgagcaaacgaaaacgcttgatgttacaaaccgcaatacggttaggggtaaaatcgttgcgtgtgtaagagcaccatcggtggtTTTTCGCTGGATAAATATGCGAATtatggaataattcgtctgaagaacattagggaatggaaaaactgaactgaaaggcgtggcctatttcgtagcaccttTCGGCTATAAaaaagtgtttctgggaaaactagctacattcattagtcgtcgtcgttgacagcagtagcagcagatatcagcacttagcagtaacagacaatagcagcgggttgcgcctgtgactgccttcaaataaaacaaatcacttgccctgtggttggtcaccacgtctcatgcctctgccaggctgaacgccaacgcgagcgatcgggcgagatttttgccgtacatcaaccggcacttcctctgtgcttagacgcgcgtcatttttcgttgttgatattattccccacatgaaacgacgcgctttcgtacgatagctgcgttattagcggtagatgcatttgccaacactaactccagtaaagccgtgtctaattttcaatgtgaaaacacctttgtattgtgttggccgtgcgcattaggcctctgccaggctaaacgcgaaaagcggccgatttgcccggccgtaggttaatgtacagccataagtagagctgtgtaaaagtattctacttcaaccttgcggtcgtggctttgcacacaaccctcctgtgattttttcatgGCTTATCTCTCTTTGAGTAGTCCCGACTACTTGggttatcgttaaaccatatggataatcatccgtttatggttgttgattatgcgggatggatGGAAAACaacgagcctttggcatccctataccgagtaacagtgaatgacaatgaactcatgtcctgggctcaaattaatttgtgcccgctgtcagcagtaagataaagatgtatgaaaagaagcggtgatatgctgtctcgtttacacatatgttgagatgttagcccttgaaacatggcgtgatgccaaaggggtggaAAACAACACGCAAAtagcaactcaccggtgcgcttgctctaagatAACGTTGGTTCACTTTTGACCCCTTTTGACTAGTTTGCAATACGTGTGCACATTTTGTGTCACGTGCGGGGCTGTCAACGTTTGTTTTGATAATCTTGAACCTTGAAAGCATCGGTTTCAGTCTCAGTACTTGCTCGTCGCTAAATTTCTTACTAGCTGAACGGTACATTGTGCGAACaggcaaaaataaattggataTATGATTTTTCTTGAACATTTTAAATGGTAtgtgtttaaaatttttgttaacTAAACTATACTATAGTAGCGTATGAGTTTGTTaattgtttcttattttttcaaagGTAAGTTGCCTAAGGTTGCTAATGAATAAAATCGAACATAACCTACTCTCGACGCATTTTAACCGGAATGCATTTGTTGCAGACATTTTGAGCAATGAACAAGAAACGACGGGAATTTTCGTCACGAGGCAAAAGCTTCAATAGTAATTCTAACACGGGTGCCAATAAAAATCTAAATCATAGTGATAAATGGATGAAAAAATCTCCCAAAGGAACGATGCAACATGAGAGCACACTGTCCAAGGGAATTCATCGGAAACCTCAAAAGGCAGTGATAAAATCAGTCAATCATTTGGAGAATGGTTTTGCCGCAGCGAAGAAGCCACAACTACAGAAACATAGACCAACAAATGCGTCTGAATACCCTATAAAACCATCGACAGTTTCTCAACCGAATGAGGAAAAAGTCGTCCGTAACTTGAATGATGCAAAGAAAAAAGTTCAGAAACCTGAACAAAAAAGTACTGATCTCAAAGAGCCAGTTgggaagagaaaaaaacaacagaaTACGGCAGCTCCTAAAAAGCTTAAGAAAACCCATCCTCCATTGTCAGAATCGGACAGTGACGCAGAAGATTACATCGATAAATTTTTCAGTGATCTTTCGGCAGATGACCAAGGCGATTCGCAGCTCAGCTCCAGTTCAACGGAGAACGAAGAAACATCCAGTGAGAAAAACTCCACTGAAACTGGTTCAAGTTCCAGCGAGCCTGACCATAGTAACGAAATGTCCCTGGAAAAGCTGCTTAATTTTTACGGAAATTTTCAAGACAACCAGGCGAAACCAAGCAGCAGTACAAAATCACCGACAGCACAACGACCTAAAAAATCTATTAAGACTGAGAAAAggaaaaataaactgaaaacCCCCGGCACGAATCAATGGGTTGAAGAGGATAATGACGTGAGTTTAGTATACAGGGACTCGGATAGTGATCAAGCTTCGCCCAGTAAGGCACTGGTGCCGGTTGGAGACACGTTGCAAGATACGTCGGATGATGATAATGATTTTGTGCCTGAGGAAGAATCAGAAGATGAAGAAGAGGATGTAACTAGTGAAGATGAAATGGTAGGTACTTCTTTCGGATAAAAGCAGTTTAGtgtaatttagtttttttttcttaaatccaGCTTTCGTTTGAGGTGGAAGACGATTCTGAAACGAACGAGGATTCTCTCAGTTCAGAATATTCTAGCTGCAAATATGAAAGCTCGGACTATGATTCTGATGAGGATGAGAGTAGTTTGAGTGAAGGAGAGAACTACGACGATGAGTATTCGTCCTACTGGGATAATTCGTACGACAGTGAGGATGACGGCGACTATATACCATCCGAAGACGAAGATGATCTGTATATTGGACGAGGAACGGCTCGAATTTACGAGATTGACGACAATAATGTGTCGTTCAACAGTGATATCGAAACGGCACAGATTGTCGAGTTACCCAGTGACGGGGACCGTAAGCGTTCAGTGACCACAAGTGCAACCGATAGCCAGTCTGACGAAGAAGAGTCAGAACTTTGTCCGGATTTAGTGCCAATTTACGATGAACACGGGAGACTGATTGATAACACAGAAATGCAACACAGTAAAAAGGTAAGGTAAACTGTGCTGATGTGAAACCAAACAATTATGGTTCGTTTTTATTTCAGACATGTTCTCCTAGTAAGAAAAATAATATCGCAACTGATTCCGCACAGGATAACTGTGACGCTAATGACGCCGATGGAGTCGAGCTTTCGCCAAACATGGAAGATATCGCGGAATCGCTATCACAGCAAGAATCGGATCCAAGATTGGACGTCGCAAAGTTACCCAACTTCCAATTCTACGACTCGATCGATATGCGTATGTCCCTGGTGGTGCTCAAGAGTACACTCTTCTTCAGCGGTCACCTGACGGTGCAACCGTTAGTTGGAGGTTTGGAAATTATGGGCTACACTTTAAAGTCAGGTGAATCTAGAACCGCGTTTGCGGCTCGCGGATTTCATTGTCTCAACTTAACTCCGCTTCCAAAGAGTGATGGTTACAATACAAAAACTCTGAATGATTTGCTGCAACGTTTGGAAAAGCATTTCTTGGATGCTGATTTAAAAATCCTGAGCGAGACGTTTGACCCGTCGAATTCGGTTTTGGCTCTACTTCAATCGGACTGCAACAATCGCCGGGTGGAAGTCATCGATAAATATATGCCAGAGGAGACATTGTTTCCGAAGGTGGAATTCTTGAAAAGAGGTGTTTTCTACACCACTGAGTATCTGTTGAATGCGGAGTTTCTAACCGAGCACGTAGAAAAATGTACTACATTGTTTAAAAGCGAACCGGAATGGGAGAAAATTCCCTTGAAGCAGTCCAGCCGTATCGTAGTGATTGGTGGAAAAGGAGCAGGAAAATCCACGCTTTGTCAGTATCTAGTCAATCAAGCGATTGGCAAATTTAAAAAAGCGGTGCTAATCGATTTAGATATTGGTCAACCGATCCAGCATATTCCGGAAACGATGAGCGTGACAATAGTTACCCAGCCTCTGCTCGGAGTTGCTCACTTCAACCCAGTGGCGCCTCGTAAAAGTTGGCTATTCGGTAGTTTGGACGTTGTTTCTTCTCCTATTTTCTACATTCAAAACGTTCGCCAGTTAATTCGTTACTGCCACCAGCACCGCGATGACTTCGCCAATATCCCTTGGATTGTCAACACTATGGGATACTCTACCGGATTCGGTGACGAGCTGATGGCCGCTATAATACGAATGCTGTCTCCGTCAGACGTCGTACAGCTTGTTTCCACTAAAAAAAGTCTTTCGATACCAAATTTCcaaaatgcatttactagtgatCACATCAATCAGTACAGCTTCAACATTTTGCTAAGCGAAGTACAGGAGTTCTGCAAAGGTAAGATGTCTTTTCGACACTGCCAACTGGACGTGAGCTATCCTCGGAGGGGGTTCTCTTTGAACGCTCCCAAAAGACGCAACCTTATGCTACTCGCACACCTCGCCAACATTTTGAACGATTGCTCCAGCGAATGGTTCAACGAAGTGCGTCCATTTTGCGCTCCACTCGATCGGTTGCAGGTGCTTATTACTCGGGAAGACCAAAGTTTGGCCGAACAGCAGCTGCCGGCGGTATTGAATGCGACGTTAGTCTATCTCTGTCGGAAAACCGATGTCGGCAGTTTGTACGAGTGCTTGGGAGTCGGTTAGTAGCAGTGatcattttgtttattcaattaattacattcgtttttgttgttttcaggAATTGTTCGCGGGGTAGACAAGAACAACCATGTTTTCTTGTTACAATCGCTTCCACCAGAGCAGCTGGCCGAGATAACAGTGCTAGCCATCTGTAGCAGCAGTTTACCAAATGCTATATTCCTGCGCCAGAGCACCCGCATTCAGGGAAGTATTCCTTATGTTTTTAACGTCGGTTGAGTATTTTTTTTCGCCCACGACCACATTGTTAATCGAATGTTTAAGGGTGCGCTGAGAAATGTGAGTGCTGCTTGTAGAAATCTTCCTCTTCGTATGTATTTATTACTAGTGCTGTTTAATATGAAAATTTTCTGTTCACTGTTGATGAATGATCGCGAAAATATATAGGCTATTATTTTGCAATAAGTCTGAGTACGGTATTCTACTTCGAAAATCCTCAGTATATAAATTACCTAACGTTTTAATTCGTATTCAATCTTGGCTATCCAAGAGTAATTCTACAAGATTCCAATTAATCTATAAGGGAATTGATTCTGATGTTGATTTTTAGTGATATACACTCCGCAGTAGCTGTTACTGAAAAATgtccactgttttttttttgttatctttttattaaaaaatgtacAATTTGGTTATCGtgttttttctttattcttaTTAATCTTATAGTTTGCACAGGCGCGCATGCAAAGCGGCCCATCTCATGCGTTCGAGTCcgaccaagttttttttttcgtttcgctCTCTTACTACTTACTTCTTTCTACTTCTGTTTATACACACCTTTGCTCCCGTCTTTGccggttttcttgtttttttttttttaaatgtttttcctgGGGCTGCctcacttcatttttttcaatgtattctcatttattttttgctttgtaAATTTGCTCTATCAGTGCGTGAGTATATACTAGTAGTGTGTGTTTGCTAATTATTTGTTTTAGTTTTCCTTCATTCTAACGCCTTTAGACATTTTGGTTGATTAGACAAACGTTTACAGCTTCGGTAGTTAAGGTGTGAATGAgtgtttttcgtttttttttgtcagtcCACGGAGTTTCGGGTTTGTTAGTTCAGTAGTTCATACACAGTACAGGGCTTAGGTTGATTTGGGGGAGAATGTTTCTGGGTTGAAAAGTTGGTACAAAGTGGGGTATAGTTGCTAAAACAGCTTTTTATTTTCTCCCGTCTCGACGATTATCGCGCTATATACGTTAAAGTACGTTTATCTTTGCTTAAGTTTGTTTTCCCCTTATTAGTTGCATAAACGGGTAATGTAAAACAATTACTATACAGCTCGTTCCgtttctttgttttttgtttcttaaaacaaaacagaagaaTCAAGGGAAAGCAACTCCCCAGTGGGTATACGATTCTATTAGTTTATAATTATGCAGATTACGTTATGCTTTGTGCCTCTAAAGGTGGCTTACTAACAGCtagatagagaaaaaaatagataCGCAGTACACTTAAATAGCTGCAATAAAATTAGCTTTACCATCCTACATGTCTAGCTGGATAAAATATACACAAAGGAAAGCAGTTTTCCAGCGAAATAATATAGTCGGAAAAATCTTTGAGATGAATTGCGTTCCGATTTCGTTTTGTGCTTGCCCACGAAACGACGTCGGCAAATTGCTTCTTGATTGTTTCCCAAGCTTCAGCAGGAAAATCGTTGTATTTCTGGATGATGGTTTGACTTgccattgatttgttttttttttttgttgctttaaATTTGAGCATACCAATCCTAGTTTATGTTACTACTCTGGTCAGTTTGGCGCTGTCCTAGGGACACTTGCTTTCGCTAGTTCTTCGCTCAGCGGATGTACACAATCCGTTACCTTCCCGGCTTGGCGAGGTTGGCGGGAGTTAACGAGAAATAAATGCAAAcattgcaaaaaatatatattaagtCATTATTGTTCAATTACATCTCTTTTTcttctgtgtgtgtatgtatttgtttgtttgttgtctACTATCTCGATAATATGGCAGTTTGTTTGTATTTATGTTTGCGAGTTTTTCAAAACTATTATTTTCATTAGTTGCACAGGACAAACGGACTTTGTCCGAAATAATCGTTCGTAGCGGAAGAAGGTGAGATCATACTAAATCACCGGCAGTCGTGGGGGTTGAAGGAAATTTTGTTCGGTTCGATGTTTGTACTCGGAAACCAACATGCAAAATAGTTTAACTACATCAAGATTTGTTTGTGAAAATGTGAGGGTTTTCCGAAAACTTAAACAATCCATCAAAATATTCGATATTCAATAACGGAGGTCACGATGTTCGAGAAAGGATTTTGATTTCGAGTGAATGAATAATTTAACCGAAATTCGAGCTAAACATTTTCTTGTATCAGTTTTGGGGATTCATAATCTTTACTACATCTAGGGCAATTAAGCCGTTCTCGCTACAACATGACACACTTTTCAAAGCTACGCAATCAGATTGTTTTTACTCGTCGTACTCTAATGCATACTGTAATTTATAAAATTACAGTTCTTTCTCGCGGATCAGAGAGCGGCGATAGAAGCGTATGTCCTCTAATTTGTGTACGTATAGTCGGGGGAGAAAAATACGATATATTTTTATCGCTCAAGTGATACACAGTTAAGATCTAGATGTAATATCTACTCGATTGTGCCGATCAATCGATCAAAAAGGATCGGTAAGCTCGCGTATGGAACTCCAACCTAAAAAAAAGGACAGAACTAATTCCATTTCAAAGGTGTGCTCTTAAATTGTGCGTTCCTCTCGTGCtacattttaaaattgaaaagcgAGAGTGATAGACTGTTGTCAATAAAACGAAACTGTTGCTGATTCAACTAAACATAGTAAATTATAGGGCTTACTCATCTACTTGTTTGTCAGATGACTTTCACTACCGATTATTCTTTCATAACTTAGCATTAGATGACTACAAATTGTTTCCGTTCTTCATGATACTTTCCTGGTGGCTTGCTCCCTGCgttctttttttctttacaaaaatatcaaatttatcATATGCTGACTACAAAAACCATATTCATTTCGAAAGACGTTGCCCACTCTTTGCGGCAGGTAAAAATGTGTCGATCACGATGAACCGATCAATGCTTCCGTCCAATCAATAATGTAATTAGTAACCTTCTAGCTGCTTCCGAGTTTGGGACTCTTTAGTCGGTCGTAGTGCTCTACCGCTGTTCCACTCCTTTATTCACTGCACAGACAGATTATCGGACAAAAGTCGGGATAATCTATCTGCGGTTGGCGCCGACATGATTGCGGTTGTCGATGTTGTTGCTACTAATGGTGGTGTTAACGGTGTTGGCACTACGGGGAGCTTTCTTCTAAGGCGACACGTACGGTGGTGGCCTTCGGTAGGACGGGGTCACCGGTGACTTGCCTCGGGATTCGCGTCCTCCGACTACGACGGCTGGCGGTGGCACGTACTCGTCAACGTCTTCGTTTTCACCTGGAACGGGGAAAAGTTGGTGAGaggattttcaaatttgtatttgtGAACATTTTTTACATAATCATAGAGCATTACACGGTgtaaattgctttttttttctcttattaatttttttttcaatttttataagttttttttattggatTGGAAATGAGGTGCATAAACTTTTGTCAAGAGTGTTGCAACTATTTTGTTATGTAAAAGCAAGGGCCAATTGTTGGGAAAACAACCTGCAGTTGGTTTACGGGACTGAGCTGTCAGCTCAATAGGTATATCACCCATTAAATCTGCTGGAAAAAAACGAAATCCTTCCAGCTTTACTGTAATAGGGAAAAGAAGCTCTCATTCCCCAGTTGACTGAGCTCTTCCGAGCCAGTGTTACCATGAGTTACATACCAAAAACCTGGACACAGGATCGAGTTGTCTTCattcaaaaaatagaaaaaagagatCAAACGACTCCCAAATCCTTTACACCTTTAAGTCTTACCTCTGTTCATTTGAAGACTATGTACACAATTTTGGACGACTTTAACAAGCCAACAACCTTGGTGAAGTTTCCAATTTGCTAACCAATCAGGTAAATCTGCAATAACGGCACTACATGTTGCACAGTTCGCAAtgaatttcaaaacaattttggcaaaaagttcacggtaaaccattttgaaagcgaaaatcttctgGTTTTtatgctcatttcaagatggcttgacaaagtatttttttaaaattcttttagcaccaatattgagtggttaatttgtggtttcgaaatccaatttgtggtaatttgtggctgagtaatttctgagaaattttcagaaaactgagtcaagccatctctgaaaatgatttcgcttcaaatgaatcggacaacgatgatatatacatcaatcgaaagctcttaatttgtggttcacgaaaatgtagtttttgtaggcatagttcatattaaaataattaaaaaactattatttaaatttttaaacattgtttacctcatgttgtcaacaccgaccgtacgcggcgttggatgagcagagtactggcacctgccgatgttagtgctaATGGGTTATTtagaacatatcgacagtcgttcatatacactaaggtcgttctttacgcgggggatgcgttccaaatttgtatgggcccgcgtaaaaaatgacttttttgagttgcaagtataacaaagaaaaccgtcctaaaacgttaaaacctcgcttgaatatgatagtggccaatctagagaccaaaattcaatattttaaattttgagtatttacacaaaaaattgtgattttttttttaaactgatatatgatcactcgtggcctaaaacggaaaacgtgattgaaatgaggtcgatatcttgtaccgtttttgagtaatggaggaaagcaacccgcgtgaaaaaaaaaaaccgcgtaaaaagcgaccttactgtatacgacatacagttgtcgctgccgttgaaagcttttttgttttattattcagggggtagttgtagtagcatattcctgagacgagaaaatatcgaattttaattctagtcaggactcacacctttgggcatttaccatgcgtttcaaccgttccctacaGTTCTAAGGCTCATTCCCAAccttcaggcatcattccggtttctaaaatacccaacagttgaatacagttgcgtagttggttaccaaaatattattatacttatcgaaacaaaaaattgttctttattattatcaggctgtaatttattccaagagttaaaacgtatgtgctaatagatttaaacatataatagattttgtatgagaaagaccagatcattttgattttgtatgagaaagaccagatcacccgatgtcccttaagctggaagtacaaagtcagcagaacaaagagttaacaGCATGAAcatttagtgctcattcgatgctcatttaatgccatatcgccaaatttaatgctccatcatttctttgaaaaatgctctTGTTTGCTAGCTTGAGAAAATAactagcagacaatatacgaaaatagcattttaagtcacaaaacagttctataacggcaaaaaacattcaatactaatttaatgctcttgaaaaccCCTGATTTTCGGGataattttaatgattttgtataaattttccaataatataataataatatgataatacatgaatagcttcaattttttcaaacgttttcctctgaaaacaatcagattccttttgatacgattagataccaattaaatgcttccatatgcgagcagtttcaataacttaggtgcatttttcattgaatatatttttttcaaaaattaagaaaaaaagttagcagaacaatggccagaaacagcattttcaagcaataaactgttgtagaatggtcataacaATTTAATGCTCTTTAAAcgctcttttttttcttcaaacaatcggtaaacggcaaaactatatttccggaaatgattcgaccgcagatcgagaaaattacgctcgcatgtttacgtaaaacttcacttattttgaggaaatttacgtaaaacacacggaggcttgtcaactacaaatatctgctaattgatcaacatttgcatttcgcagtaaatctgcacatatagtatccctgctgtttacatactgttccacctagaaatactcagaggaagagattcgcggtgaaaaaaatcgccaattcggcaactgggtttcatatgtcagaggtgccagatctcttctcaaagcgcaatgttgactaacattcgacttgtataatcggtggtgacggtgaaagtctttaagaatagtgaagtgcttcgcaaaaactgttaaggtgatatattttaggtttaattttatacaccttcacttatttttttacctatacacaaggtttgttgaactccgggtgaaaatcactcacagcattcttaattcattcattggcaatagaacaaaaaatcgtataaaaataaacacgttcttttttgtacctgattgcaatacctctcaatgtggtgttacctttcttgttcgtttggctccaattttgacggttcgtttggctcaccgcatatctctccctctgagtatctctagtttcaccatactcatcgctacacgaaagctttctgagaaaaaatcatcttgatggtctaccagcgccgcgtacggtcggtgttgacaacaagaggtaagcaatgttcaaaaatttaaataatagttttttaattattttattatgaacacataatacaaaaactacattttcatgaaccacaaattaagagctttcgattgatgtatatatcatcgttgtccaattcatttgaaatcattttcagagatggcttgactcagttttctgaaaatttctcagaaattactcaaccacaaattaccacaaattggatttcgaaaccacaaattaaccactaaatattggtgctaaaagaattaaaaaaaaaaactttgtcaagccatcttgaaatgagcggtttttattgtgtatgatttcctgcaaacctcaactataacccgccaggaaggtagtggaagaccggcccgagtagtggacagaaaaggactttttcctttttgtccAAATCATGGGTAAGCCGAATGGTTTGGCTTTCGATCAAAATGTATACCAGAATGAATGTTTGAACAGATaatgattccatttcttccaaAACGCCATACCGATGAAACGTATGTTGTTTGGTCAGATGAAATATCATCacattatgcaaaaaatacaaacgtttctgaacagccactcgactccatttgtaccccaaacGAATCTACCccgtccaatcgaagatttctttgggattttgagttcctttggtgcaaaaataactggagatcaacgaattgcgaacagttgattggtagaatccAAAGACACATTCGAAAAGCGAACTTGAAGGTCGTACAGCGCTCTTGTTCCGGCATCATAAGAAAGCTCGTCGGAAGGCCGACAACGGACCTTTCTcgaatgttcaatattttttggttagtgcacaatgaatgtatcttcatgagaaataaatcagtttttcctCAAGTTTATCCACCTTTTTTGACAACAGTAgataaaaattccaaatttttagttgtcacccgttaaaatcgaaaaatcgcttcaagtaaaaaaaaaaaacagctttggTTACTTctcttgatattgaaggcgcATTCGATAATGCATCCTGTAGCTCAATGCTTTCCGCAACGGAAGCAAAGGGCCTGGATAACTGTATCATTGAATAGATTAT encodes:
- the LOC129724777 gene encoding polynucleotide 5'-hydroxyl-kinase NOL9 isoform X1 — its product is MNKKRREFSSRGKSFNSNSNTGANKNLNHSDKWMKKSPKGTMQHESTLSKGIHRKPQKAVIKSVNHLENGFAAAKKPQLQKHRPTNASEYPIKPSTVSQPNEEKVVRNLNDAKKKVQKPEQKSTDLKEPVGKRKKQQNTAAPKKLKKTHPPLSESDSDAEDYIDKFFSDLSADDQGDSQLSSSSTENEETSSEKNSTETGSSSSEPDHSNEMSLEKLLNFYGNFQDNQAKPSSSTKSPTAQRPKKSIKTEKRKNKLKTPGTNQWVEEDNDVSLVYRDSDSDQASPSKALVPVGDTLQDTSDDDNDFVPEEESEDEEEDVTSEDEMLSFEVEDDSETNEDSLSSEYSSCKYESSDYDSDEDESSLSEGENYDDEYSSYWDNSYDSEDDGDYIPSEDEDDLYIGRGTARIYEIDDNNVSFNSDIETAQIVELPSDGDRKRSVTTSATDSQSDEEESELCPDLVPIYDEHGRLIDNTEMQHSKKTCSPSKKNNIATDSAQDNCDANDADGVELSPNMEDIAESLSQQESDPRLDVAKLPNFQFYDSIDMRMSLVVLKSTLFFSGHLTVQPLVGGLEIMGYTLKSGESRTAFAARGFHCLNLTPLPKSDGYNTKTLNDLLQRLEKHFLDADLKILSETFDPSNSVLALLQSDCNNRRVEVIDKYMPEETLFPKVEFLKRGVFYTTEYLLNAEFLTEHVEKCTTLFKSEPEWEKIPLKQSSRIVVIGGKGAGKSTLCQYLVNQAIGKFKKAVLIDLDIGQPIQHIPETMSVTIVTQPLLGVAHFNPVAPRKSWLFGSLDVVSSPIFYIQNVRQLIRYCHQHRDDFANIPWIVNTMGYSTGFGDELMAAIIRMLSPSDVVQLVSTKKSLSIPNFQNAFTSDHINQYSFNILLSEVQEFCKGKMSFRHCQLDVSYPRRGFSLNAPKRRNLMLLAHLANILNDCSSEWFNEVRPFCAPLDRLQVLITREDQSLAEQQLPAVLNATLVYLCRKTDVGSLYECLGVGIVRGVDKNNHVFLLQSLPPEQLAEITVLAICSSSLPNAIFLRQSTRIQGSIPYVFNVG
- the LOC129724777 gene encoding polynucleotide 5'-hydroxyl-kinase NOL9 isoform X2, with the protein product MNKKRREFSSRGKSFNSNSNTGANKNLNHSDKWMKKSPKGTMQHESTLSKGIHRKPQKAVIKSVNHLENGFAAAKKPQLQKHRPTNASEYPIKPSTVSQPNEEKVVRNLNDAKKKVQKPEQKSTDLKEPVGKRKKQQNTAAPKKLKKTHPPLSESDSDAEDYIDKFFSDLSADDQGDSQLSSSSTENEETSSEKNSTETGSSSSEPDHSNEMSLEKLLNFYGNFQDNQAKPSSSTKSPTAQRPKKSIKTEKRKNKLKTPGTNQWVEEDNDVSLVYRDSDSDQASPSKALVPVGDTLQDTSDDDNDFVPEEESEDEEEDVTSEDEMVEDDSETNEDSLSSEYSSCKYESSDYDSDEDESSLSEGENYDDEYSSYWDNSYDSEDDGDYIPSEDEDDLYIGRGTARIYEIDDNNVSFNSDIETAQIVELPSDGDRKRSVTTSATDSQSDEEESELCPDLVPIYDEHGRLIDNTEMQHSKKTCSPSKKNNIATDSAQDNCDANDADGVELSPNMEDIAESLSQQESDPRLDVAKLPNFQFYDSIDMRMSLVVLKSTLFFSGHLTVQPLVGGLEIMGYTLKSGESRTAFAARGFHCLNLTPLPKSDGYNTKTLNDLLQRLEKHFLDADLKILSETFDPSNSVLALLQSDCNNRRVEVIDKYMPEETLFPKVEFLKRGVFYTTEYLLNAEFLTEHVEKCTTLFKSEPEWEKIPLKQSSRIVVIGGKGAGKSTLCQYLVNQAIGKFKKAVLIDLDIGQPIQHIPETMSVTIVTQPLLGVAHFNPVAPRKSWLFGSLDVVSSPIFYIQNVRQLIRYCHQHRDDFANIPWIVNTMGYSTGFGDELMAAIIRMLSPSDVVQLVSTKKSLSIPNFQNAFTSDHINQYSFNILLSEVQEFCKGKMSFRHCQLDVSYPRRGFSLNAPKRRNLMLLAHLANILNDCSSEWFNEVRPFCAPLDRLQVLITREDQSLAEQQLPAVLNATLVYLCRKTDVGSLYECLGVGIVRGVDKNNHVFLLQSLPPEQLAEITVLAICSSSLPNAIFLRQSTRIQGSIPYVFNVG